Proteins from a single region of Juglans microcarpa x Juglans regia isolate MS1-56 chromosome 5S, Jm3101_v1.0, whole genome shotgun sequence:
- the LOC121268000 gene encoding uncharacterized protein LOC121268000, with the protein MDAEEFIELFDFYWFGLKIFKKQLPNLQNSSDFEANTDHQIQENPRKPEISRAPTLHRRSLSDQLSSKASFNCGSMSLDTVLLSPKLRTIHSGKEITEPEKIKSTGLQVSSKKKVTSIRKKRGETKSLSALEFEELKGFMDLGFVFSEEDRNSSLASVVPGLQRFGKKDEEEDAVDESATSRPYLSEAWEVLDRRKSQNSLMNWKIPTLSDDIDMKNNLKWWAHTVASIR; encoded by the coding sequence ATGGACGCAGAGGAGTTCATAGAGCTCTTTGATTTTTACTGGTTCGGCCTCAAAATCTTCAAGAAACAACTCCCAAATCTACAGAATTCATCCGACTTCGAAGCAAACACAGATcatcaaattcaagaaaacccGCGAAAACCAGAGATTTCTCGCGCCCCAACCCTCCATAGAAGGTCCCTGAGTGACCAATTGAGCTCCAAAGCAAGCTTCAATTGCGGCTCTATGTCACTAGATACAGTCCTGCTCTCACCAAAGCTCCGTACCATCCATTCTGGAAAAGAAATCACGGAACCGGAGAAAATTAAATCAACAGGTCTTCAAGTATCGTCCAAGAAGAAGGTCACAAGTATTAGAAAGAAGAGAGGCGAAACAAAGAGCCTGTCTGCCCTTGAATTTGAAGAGCTAAAAGGGTTTATGGATCTGGGTTTTGTTTTCTCAGAAGAAGATAGGAACTCAAGCTTGGCTTCAGTCGTTCCTGGGTTGCAAAGATTTGGGAAgaaagatgaggaagaagatgcaGTTGATGAATCTGCAACTTCAAGGCCTTATCTTTCTGAAGCTTGGGAGGTTTTGGATAGAAGAAAGTCACAGAACTCATTGATGAATTGGAAAATTCCTACCTTGAGCGATGACattgacatgaaaaataatCTGAAATGGTGGGCTCACACCGTTGCTTCCATTAGATGA